The genomic interval TGTGttaaaaagatattataatttAGAATAATGTCAATTTGCTTATAAATGAATTAGACTGATTTTAATTGGAAAAAATGTGtcattatgtttattatttgttagtttACGTGTGTTGTTCCAATGGATGTTAAAATGATCTTATTCCTGTAAATATAATGGAAGTCCTCTTTGACTTTAtactttttaatgttacattaATTCCATAATGTGAATTCTAGGAAAACACACAGATTTGTATTATATCTAATATCTATTGATATTATTGGTGAGTTCTTATGTCtgaaatatgtttaatataaatGAATTTCTCAGTAATACAGCAAAAACTTTACTTTCatctaaaatattgaaaatttgcTTCTACTTTGTTCCTTTGAGTAATTTTGTGAATGTTTTCAgacttttaaatttgaattgatctgtttttctttgtgaaataattttatatctctGCTACAGAGTTCGACCGAGATGGACTTTTTCTCCGAATACGGCGATGCCAACCGGTACAAGATTCAAGAAGTCATCGGGAAAGGAAGTTACGGTGTTGTTTGTTCAGCCATCGACACTCACACCGGCGAAAAAGTGGCTATTAAGAAAATTCATGACATCTTTGAGCATATATCCGATGCTGCACGTATTCTCCGTGAGATAAAGCTGCTACGACTGCTTCGACATCCTGATATCGttgaaataaaacatattaTGCTGCCTCCTTCTAGGAAGGACTTCAAAGatatttatgttgtttttgagCTCATGGAATCGGATCTTCATCAAGTCATTAAAGCAAATGATGACTTAACTAAAGAGCATTATCAGTTTTTTCTTTATCAATTGCTTCGAGCACTCAAGTATATTCACACTGGTAATTGTATTATCTATTTCTTAATATGAGTTTGCTAGCATTGATGTCAATATTTCTCATCTAATTGTTAGCTATATAATGCAGCGAATGTCTATCATCGAGATTTGAAGCCAAAAAATATACTGGCAAATGCAAACTGTAAACTCAAAATTTGTGATTTTGGACTAGCTAGAGTTGCTTTCAGTGACACACCAACAACTATATTTTGGACGGTATTTCTTAACATTTCCATTTTTTCGTATAAGCTTTGTTTGTTGTtaatgttgttattattattattattatcattattttcttATTGCCTGTTTAATGCATTTGTGTGTAGGATTATGTTGCTACAAGGTGGTATAGAGCTCCAGAGCTATGTGGGTCATTTTACTCTAAGGTATGTCTTTTTCGGTTTTCTTAGGACGTGTGAAAAGTGAGGGAGAGGCTACATGAATATGAATAGTCTCGACTTACCAttgcttttttcaattttcatatcGGCCCATTACATATTTTGTTATCTTCTTTTTCATCAATTAGCTAACAGTAAGACCTAAGATTGAAAGAtcaatatattgttttttattaactttatttttttgttgtataaGTTTCTGTTCTTTTTCGTATCTGCCATGGAACTAACACTTTGAAATTAATTGCACAAGCATAGTGTACGGCAGAAAAAATGTCACATATTGATTACTTTAGTGTTTGGTAATAAGTTGTTAGGAATTCAATATGAATTTAATGTCTATGGACCAATCAATACATCTTTTATGTAGTTTTCTGCATCTTTGGTCTTTGACtttgtcaattttatttatagttattaGCAACATAAGGTTTATGTTATACATCTTGTACCTTTTGGAGCGCAAACAAATATTAATGCGTTTGTTTAGATTTAAATGAGTTATTAAGTGTTAATAACTCAATTTTTTACTCTATTTGATATGCACATCACATAGGTAACAGTTTTTTGATTCACTTTTCGTAGTagtaatactttttttttttctcgtaaATTTTGATACAGTATACACCAGCGATTGATATTTGGAGTATAGGTTGTATCTTTGCGGAAGTACTAACAGGAAAGCCACTTTTTCCTGGAAAAAATGTAGTTCATCAGTTGGATCTAATGACCGATCTTCTCGGCACTCCCTCACTGGATACTATATCGCGAGTAAGTATACTCACCTATCAAGGAAAAACCACTTGTGTTGCTTAGTATAATTCTGAACCAAAAATTACCAGCTTGTAACAATTTTGTGTCGAATGAAGGTGCGCAATGAAAAGGCAAGGAGATACCTAACTAGCATGAGAAAGAAGCAGCCTGTGTCATTTGCACAAAAATTTCCCAATGCAGATCCTTTAGCACTACGACTTTTGGAAAGGCTACTTGCTTTTGACCCAAAAGACCGCCCTACGGCCGAAGAGGTTTGTTACAGCGTGCTCTATTGCTTTCTAATgtctatttaaaatataatcattcATTACATTGTGTAGTAATGTATAATAGTATGGTGTCTTGATTTTCGTGTTCGagatttttaaatgttttattgcTTTCAGGCACTGGCTGACCCTTACTTCAAGGGACTGGCAAAAGTCGAGAGGGAACCCTCCTGCCAGCCTATCACCAAAATGGAGTTTGAATTTGAAAGACGTAGAGTCACAAAGGAAGAAATTCGAGAGCTAATTTTCCGAGAGATTCTAGAGTACCATCCTCAACTTTTGAAAGACTACATGAATGGAACAGAGAGAACTAATTTTCTCTACCCAAGGTTTTGATTTATTAAATGGCATTAATTATATCTTTTGACTTTTAATGATTTTcaactttataattttattctaaatttgTGGTCCATTTCTTGGCAGTGCTGTGGATCAATTCAGAAAGCAGTTTGCTCATCTCGAGGAAAATGGTAAAAATGGTCCCGTTATGCCGCTTGATCGAAAGCATGTTTCTCTTCCAAGGTAATTCCAATCGATAGTGTATTGTTGGATTTCATTTGGCCTTTGTTACATTGCTATAGTAATTTTACTGTTGACTAATGGTTACTTTCTATTACATTATGCTCATGTCAAGATCATGATAGTAATTACAAGATTGAATGTTCTACAATAAAAATCACTGACTGAGACACATACAAAATGACATTTGTGAAGTGCATAAAATTCTGGTCTTGCTTTAGCAAACACATCAAATACACTTTTGGTTTGTCTATTTTGCTCCCTGTATTTTTAAAGTTTGTAGTTGGATCAAAACTTATCCATGTATTATCCATGTCGTCAAATTAATCCATCTAtgtccatttaaaaaaaatataatttgatggCAGGGATAGTACATGAATGTGTTTTTATCCAAATGAGTACTTGCCACATCACCCAATTTTAGCCTCAAATTTACAAGTGGGTTTTTTTTGGACATTTATAAGCTCAAGGGACCGATATTGTGGATTTAGAAATGGGGAATTAAAATGGTGAATGGAGTAAAAATAAGGGAACATAAAATGCATTTAATTTAAGCCTTCAATTTATTGAGTTTTGTTTGATAGCAGAAAAATGTCCTATAGACTAGGCAATTGTCTTAATGTACATAGATGTGACATGGTCCCTTTCCAAgattaaattacataaaatgtCGGCATGAGTTGGAAGTAGCCTTTAGCTTTGAGGCACTTTTCTCTGAAGTAATTTCCCAACCTATTTAGTTGCCCTCTCAATTTTCATATCATAATGTACAAGAGAATTCAATTTCACAAGTTGGTAGACTAAAATCAACCCCACCTACTACATGCTGCATTTGCTTCCATGTTACTTATATGATTATTTCCATTCATAAGGACCATGTGTTTTTGAATAATTGACAGGTCAACAATTGTACATTCAAATACAATACCCCAAAAAGagcaaacaagtattgcttCCAGCAAAAATCGGCAAACACCCGAGGAATATAATAAGAACTCTAGAGATACTGAAATTCCAATGCTAAGGCCCATGCAAGGGCCACAAAGAATTCCACTAGGTATGTCATATGTGTTTGTTATCTATGAAGCACTGAGATAGACACATACACTGAATACGACACTGACACGTCGACATtggtaataatttgaaaaaaaaatagatttatttaaTGTAATGTAATCACACGTGTCAGTGTCGTGCCAGACATCAGACTTGCCTTTGATTTAAAACGTCAGTGCTACATAGTTTGTTATCAATGTAGTCTTTAGAAGTTATGCGGGGTTgacaattattaatttcatttttcttatcaGCAAAACCTGGTAAAGTTGTCGGACCTGTCGCTCCCTACGAGTATGGAAATGTCGTTAAGGATTCTTATGATGCAAGGGCATATATCAGAGGTACTGTACTTCCTCCTCAACCTGTTCCACCAGCATATTACTATCAAAGGCCTAGTAGCACTGCAAATCAAGAAAGACAAGCAACAATAGAAGCTGATAAAGGTGTTCTTTTGCAAACTAAACACGGACAACAATGTGGAGTTAATGCGAAAATAGCAGCAGATATAGCCATTAATATTGATACAAATCCCTTTTTCATGACAAGGATAGGAGCAAACAAGTTAGAAAAAGATGATCAAATTGCAATAGAAACAAACTTGTTGCAGCCAAAAGCTCAATATGGTGGAGTTGGTGCTGCTACTGGAGCCACTGCTCATAGAAAAGTCGGGCCTATTCAATACGGTATGACAAGAATGTTCTAGGATGGAAACAGATTACCTGCAGTAACTGCGTCAATTCTGGACCGTCTGATCTAAATCAATAGTCGAGATCCTTTAGAAAGGATTTACATTGCGCCTGTTCAGTATTGTATGGCAAGAATATTCTAGGGAAAGGTTTTCTTGTGAATATATTGGCCAAGGGAGAGCATAGCAATCCCTATAGTGAAAAAGGCTCTTTGTAGGGAGGGTCATTTGTTTGTACAAAAGGAGGGAGTGTGAGGACCATTGTGACAAGTACTTCCTTTTTAAGGGCTAGTTTTCTTTGGTAAAAAAGCTAAGAACTTTGGTTAACGAACTATCATGAAATTGTAACATTGAAATTGAGTTTAATCTTGTATGTCAATATATAAACCTTTTAGTTGTTTGAAGTGATATCACTACCTTGAAATCAATCTCTTGGATGTTTAtacttttaatttgattaacgAGTATCTTTAAACGTAGGTTCACATTTCATGGGATTCACAACAATTTTCTGTATGTTGCAAATCTATAtgcaattatttaaaaaaaaaaactaaacaattgcataaaataaacaaaataagataataagttataataaaaaaactaagataataaattataattaaaagaaagaaaaattatgataaataaaagaaaccaaaaaagtaaatataaaataacgcCCACCGTGGGGCTCGAACCCACGACCACAAGGTTAAGAGCCTTGCGCTCAACCAACTGAGCTAGACGGGCAGATGAGATAAAAAAGATTAATTAGCTAGATAATGTATGCATGATTAAATGGTTACTTTAATGCAATTTTTTTGTTCTCTTAGAAGATATCATAAATATTACTATGATTGACTCACATAATTTATGAGGTACAAGGTGCAAACTTGAGAAgtaaaacataataatatcgacatttgtTAGTTAAGGTTGACAAGGACTACTGTATTTTTACTAACTTTGTAAAAAGAGTTTGCACCTGTGGTTGGTTGTAGTATGATgaaatttatcaattaattgtGAGTTTGACTTTTGCTAGTGTCATTAGAAAGTGACAAACGTAAATCTCTTAATTTATGAGGTACAAGGTGCAAACTTGAGACGTAAAACAtaacaatatcgatatttgttaattaaagTATGACAAAGACGACTGTATTTTTACTAACTTTGTAAAAAGAGTTTGCACATGTGGTTGGTTGTAGTATGATGAAATTTATCAACTAATTGTGAGTTCGACTTTTGCTAGTGCCATtagaaagtgacaaatgtaaaTATCTTAAGTGTTAGTATTCCCTGGGATTGATCTAATATAAAAAGAAGTCTAAATCAAACTTTAATATGAagtctataaaaatattttagtaaaattattagttatttatttattttttatgctttagaatataaaattatttattaagaaataCAATCGGttttgtataatatttattctttaatGGATAATATAGTTATCCAATTTAGTATttgttgaaataatattaatttcaaataagattttattaattttagttaaaaaaatattagaatgaAGTCTTTTTAttcagttaaaaaaataattttggaggTCTTTTTAtgaagtaatatatatatatatatatatatatatatatatttctttttaaaatatgtgaaaTGATGAAATATTTGGACAATTGTGGACCAAAGGAGTATATGATTTTAGATCATGATGGCAATGTGCTAATAAAGACATGCTTATTACTGGATCATGTAGCTGGATTTTAGATCCCTGACACACAGTCTAGAACTAGAGTACACTCTTCAAGGACTCATATACCCTTCAATGTCCCGACACAAACTCACATATCAATAAACTAAACAactaatattctttttttttttttcactagcCAAACACATACAGTAACTATAACGTgaacaatttattatatttgaattgCTCCATTTTTTTATGTCAATTTGGTAAAGAATTTTTAAAGTTAATGCAATTTTTGTAATAGCTTTCCACTTAGACCGATCATAGTATTCTCTATCTTGTATTGAGACGTTCTCTTCAcatcttaaattttatttatcctaactatatattttattacacTGCATCAAAATTacactatttaattatttcaacaCACTTTTTTAGATTTCAAATGGTAAGTATAGAAACTACTATTCAAATAAccacataaatttataaatttataatgtctttagaatttcaaatttattattacccAAACTCATAAACAACTATTACTCATCACAATTACTTAGTGTAATCACACGCCTCACATGAgtatatatactaaaataaatttaaaagaaaaaaatattgaaagagTTAGTCCATTACTTATTTTTATGACATATATCAAAAGGGTTAAGCCAAGGAAAGTTTATTCCTTAAAAAGTATAAATGACAACCTTCCATGGCAATTCaaacatattataattttaaattatacggATACATCTTTCCATATTTTCCTTGAGGATATCATCCCATATTTAcatggttttatttatttttccattaaaTATGgtgcaatatatatatttgcaaTAACCTCAATTCAAATTGTAATAAATTCTATTTGCGACATTCAAATGAAAGAGCATCACAAACGTAAAGTCTTAAATCAGCACAGTAAGTCATAAACTACCCATTTAAAAAGAATTTTCTGCAGTTTTCTTTTGCTTTCAATATCAAAGCCTTTTTGTCTGTTTTAATTAAGTCCATATTTTGTATATCAATACATAAAACATTCTTTCAGGTGTTTTCagtgaaatattttttctcaaacCTTCTTTTAgcaagataatatttttttattcttctaaATATACTCCTAACTATAACGCACATCgtttacaatattattttgCAATATTTAGGGGGGTTTGGACAATATTGAAAGATTAGAATAAGAGTATTGAACTGATATACTATTTTTTCACCttaaatttctttaaatttcttttataggTGTGTAGTAAATTTGTTCTATTTGATCtacaattttagtatgttatttctgcCACTGAGTTAGTTCTTTTGATATATATCAATAGTAGTTTTACCTTCTTTAAGAGTTAGTTTGGAATACTCACTTTCATAAAAGGTTGTTTGTTATTTGTTTAGTTTCTATCTTTTTTGGTGATGACtattattgattgatatttcCTAGTGTTACTAGGAATACTtttgtgtacccattaattattatagtggaagatTTTACTGAATTAGATCCCGTTGTTTTAATTCTATCATTTTGAGGGAACTTTTCCACTTTAAGAATCGTgttgtgtttgatatttgatttttttagcaATTGTTGTTACTATGtaaacttttattttctatttgacCATTTATCTGCATAGGTGAAGAGGAAATATTATgtattattgagatagttatctaTGTTTTCTCAACAAATtggtatctagagctcggtTAGTTTggtttgtgcatttaaatggaggaggaaaataaaagtGCAAATATGATTAagctcaactcttctaattgtacactttggaagactctcatagAAGACATGCTATacagtaaatatttttatgatccTATAgagggtgacactgctaaacACAAAGATAAATCTAATGCTGATTGGAAGAAGATTAATAAAAAGGTAGTGGCTTTGATCAAACAATGATTAGATTTGAGTGTATATCAatatgttgaaactgaaataaatattaagaagaTGAGGgagaaattaaaagagttgtatgaacgaaagaatgtgcaaaataaagcagtattgattcggaagctggtgaatatgaaatacaaagatggagAATCAATGGTAGaacatataaatattattcaGAATGTAGTGAATTAGTTGACAATGacatatattaaattagatgatgagttgcaagctttgttattgttgagttccttaccagataattgggaagtccttgttgtgttGGCCAATTCggctccaagtggaaagttgaaaatgtcaatagTTCAAAAGAGTATGTTAAATGAAGAAGATCAAATAAAAGATAATGGTTTggttggttcttcctcaaagtcacaAGCACTAGATATAGAGTCACGAGGGGGAAGTCAATGTAGACACTTCCATAGACGCAACAACTCTGAAAGTTGTAGCAAGTCAAaaagcaagtcgaggactagatAAGAAGTGATATGCTACAATTATGGCAAAGCAGatcacataaaaaaattgtaggttccttaagagagatcaatcaagggaaaaagatgaagacaaagaaaggaaaatgaTGAAGATACAATAGCAATTGCATCTATCAGTGATATCTACATTGTTTGTAATGATAAATCCATTAACCTTGTATGttaggattcaacttggattattgattcaaGTGCCTAATATCATGTTACTCTTATgtgtgatttcttctcatcttatagTGTTGATGATTTTCTCATGGTAAAAATgagagatgaaggagtatgtaaaatcaTCAGTATgagagatgtttgggttgaaactgagattagttgcaagcttcaattgaagaattttAGACAAGTTCTTGATATTTGTCTGAATTTGATTTTAGTGAAAGCCTAGGATATTGAGgattatcacacttactttggtggcaGTGGTATATGTAAAAACACCAAAGGGTctctagtggttgcaaaggagaAAAGTTATATTTCTCTTTATAGGATGCTTACGAAGCTATGCATGGAAGaggtgaatgcaattgaagatacctcctctgatttatggcatatatGCCTTGGTGACTTGAGTGAGGAATGACTCAACATACTTACGAATAAAAGTTTTATTCTTGTGAAAAGTACGTCTATAAAAACctgcactcattgttttgctggaaaacaacatagaggttcttttcataatactagTTCTCGTAGGaggaaaaatattattgatttagtttataCTGATGCTTATATGATtaatagtaaatctcttggtgatgcatcatatttttttacttttattgacgatcatgctagaaaagtgtgggctttttcttttaaatctaAAGACCATGTACTTGaagtcttcaagcattttcatgcaatTGTTGAAAgggaaaatgaaagaaaattaaaatgtgttcgatcagatatCAAAGGTGAATACAGAGCTcaatttgaagagtattgtaaaGAACATGGATCAGActtgagaaaacagttccaatGACACCTTAGGATAATAATGTTGTAAAGAGAATGAATTGTATGATTAATGACAtaatcagatgtatgctctttcttgcaaaattatcgaaatccttttggggtaAAGAATGAGAACTacagtggatttgatcaatctttctccatccgtttgatggtgatgttccaaatagagtgtggacataGAAATATGTTTCTTATTGTCATTTGAGAGTGTTTGGCTGCAaatgttttgttcacgttcgaagagatgagaggtccaagcttgatagtaaatctaAATAGTGTGTGTTCATCGGTTATGGTGGTTAATAATTTGGCTATAGATTGTGAGATCCAATTGACAAGAAATTACCAAAAGTCGAGAtatgatatttcttgaagaccaaactattgaagattttgataaagttgaaaaacataaattaaattccAAAATTTACATTATTGTTGTGTTTAAGCCCCCTACATAAACttttgttgatgggggagatatacaaGTCAATGATGAGAATGTAAATGATGATCATATccctcaccatgatgagcaaGTTCCAACTGAGCCACTAGTTGaatttgagttgagaagatctactagagaacatCAACCTTTTCAAA from Cicer arietinum cultivar CDC Frontier isolate Library 1 chromosome 5, Cicar.CDCFrontier_v2.0, whole genome shotgun sequence carries:
- the MAPK16 gene encoding mitogen-activated protein kinase 10 encodes the protein MQQDHRKKSSTEMDFFSEYGDANRYKIQEVIGKGSYGVVCSAIDTHTGEKVAIKKIHDIFEHISDAARILREIKLLRLLRHPDIVEIKHIMLPPSRKDFKDIYVVFELMESDLHQVIKANDDLTKEHYQFFLYQLLRALKYIHTANVYHRDLKPKNILANANCKLKICDFGLARVAFSDTPTTIFWTDYVATRWYRAPELCGSFYSKYTPAIDIWSIGCIFAEVLTGKPLFPGKNVVHQLDLMTDLLGTPSLDTISRVRNEKARRYLTSMRKKQPVSFAQKFPNADPLALRLLERLLAFDPKDRPTAEEALADPYFKGLAKVEREPSCQPITKMEFEFERRRVTKEEIRELIFREILEYHPQLLKDYMNGTERTNFLYPSAVDQFRKQFAHLEENGKNGPVMPLDRKHVSLPRSTIVHSNTIPQKEQTSIASSKNRQTPEEYNKNSRDTEIPMLRPMQGPQRIPLAKPGKVVGPVAPYEYGNVVKDSYDARAYIRGTVLPPQPVPPAYYYQRPSSTANQERQATIEADKGVLLQTKHGQQCGVNAKIAADIAINIDTNPFFMTRIGANKLEKDDQIAIETNLLQPKAQYGGVGAATGATAHRKVGPIQYGMTRMF